Proteins encoded within one genomic window of Pongo abelii isolate AG06213 chromosome 18, NHGRI_mPonAbe1-v2.0_pri, whole genome shotgun sequence:
- the RHBDF1 gene encoding inactive rhomboid protein 1 isoform X2: MSEARRDSTSSLQRKKPPWLKLDIPSAVPPTVEEPSFLQPLRRQAFLRSVSMPAETAHISSPHHELRRPVLQRQTSITQTIRRGTADWFGVSKDSDSTQKWQRKSIRHCSQRYGKLKPQVLRELDLPSQDNVSLTSTETPPPLYVGPCQLGMQKIIDPLARGRAFRVADDIGEGLSAPHTPVTPGAASLCSFSSSRSGFHRLPRRRKRESVAKMSFRAAAALMKGRSVRDGTLRRAQRRSFTPASFLEEDTTDFPDELDTSFFAREGILHEELSTYPDEVFESPSEAALKDWEKAPEQADLTGGALDRSELERSHLMLPLERGWRKQKEGAAAPQPKVRLRQEVVSTAGPRRGQRIAVPVRKLFAREKRPYGLGMVGRLTNRTYRKRIDSFVKRQIEDMDDHRPFFTYWLTFVHSLVTILAVCIYGIAPVGFSQHETVDSVLRNRGVYENVKYVQQENFWIGPSSEALIHLGAKFSPCMRQDPQVHSFIRSAREREKHSACCVRNDRSGCVQTSEEECSSTLAVWVKWPIHPSAPELAGHKRQFGSVCHQDPRVCDEPSSEDPHEWPEDITKWPICTKNSAGNHTNHPHMDCVITGRPCCIGTKGRCEITSREYCDFMRGYFHEEATLCSQVHCMDDVCGLLPFLNPEVPDQFYRLWLSLFLHAGILHCLVSICFQMTVLRDLEKLAGWHRIAIIYLLSGVTGNLASAIFLPYRAEVGPAGSQFGILACLFVELFQSWQILARPWRAFFKLLAVVLFLFTFGLLPWIDNFAHISGFISGLFLSFAFLPYISFGKFDLYRKRCQIIIFQVVFLGLLAGLVVLFYFYPVRCEWCEFLTCIPFTDKFCEKYELDAQLH; encoded by the exons ATGAGTGAGGCCCGCAGGGACAGCACCAGCAGTCTGCAGCGCAAGAAGCCACCCTGGCTAAAGCTGGACATTCCCTCTGCGGTGCCCCCGACAGTGGAAGAGCCCAGCTTCCTGCAG CCCCTGAGGCGACAGGCTTTCCTGAGGAGTGTGAGTATGCCAGCCGAGACAGCCCACATCTCTTCGCCCCACCATGAGCTCCGGCGGCCGGTGCTGCAGCGCCAGACGTCCATCACACAGACCATCCGCAG GGGGACCGCTGACTGGTTTGGAGTGAGCAAGGACAGTGACAGCACCCAGAAATGGCAGCGCAAGAGCATCCGTCACTGCAGCCAGCGCTACGGGAAGCTGAAGCCCCAGGTCCTCCGGGAGCTGGACCTGCCCAGCCAGGACAACGTGTCGCTGACCAGCACCGAGACGCCACCCCCACTCTATGTGGGGCCATGCCAGCTGGGCATGCAGAAG ATCATAGACCCCCTGGCCCGTGGCCGCGCCTTCCGTGTGGCAGATGACATTGGGGAAGGCCTGAGTGCCCCACACACTCCCGTCACGCCAGGGGCTGCCTCCCTCTGCTCCTTCTCCAGCTCCCGCTCAGGTTTCCACCGGCTCCCGCGGCGGCGCAAGCGAGAGTCGGTGGCCAAGATGAGCTTCCGGGCGGCCGCAGCACTGATGAAA GGCCGCTCCGTGAGGGATGGCACCTTGCGCCGGGCACAGCGTCGAAGCTTCACTCCAGCTAGCTTTCTGGAGGAGGACACAACTGATTTCCCCGATGAGCTGGACACATCCTTCTTTGCCCGG GAAGGTATCCTCCATGAAGAGCTGTCCACATACCCGGATGAAGTTTTCGAGTCCCCATCGGAGGCGGCGCTAAAGGACTGGGAGAAGGCACCGGAGCAGGCGGACCTCACCGGCGGGGCCCTGGACCGCAGCGAGCTTGAGCGCAGCCACCTGATGCT GCCCTTGGAGCGAGGCTGGCGGAAGCAGAAGGAGGGCGCCGCAGCCCCGCAGCCCAAGGTGCGGCTCCGACAGGAGGTGGTGAGCACCGCGGGGCCGCGGCGGGGCCAGCGTATCGCGGTGCCCGTGCGCAAGCTCTTCGCCCGGGAGAAGCGGCcgtatgggctgggcatggtgggacgGCTCACCAACCGCACCTACCGCAAGCGCATCGACAGCTTCGTCAAGCGCCAGATCGAGGACATGGACGACCACAG GCCCTTCTTCACCTACTGGCTTACCTTCGTGCACTCGCTCGTCACCATTCTAGCCGTGTGCATCTATGGCATCGCGCCCGTGGGCTTCTCGCAGCATGAAACGGTGGACTCG GTGCTTCGGAACCGCGGGGTCTACGAGAACGTCAAGTACGTGCAGCAGGAGAACTTCTGGATCGGGCCCAGCTCG GAGGCCCTCATCCACCTGGGCGCCAAGTTTTCGCCGTGCATGCGCCAGGACCCGCAGGTGCACAGCTTCATTCGCTCAGCGCGTGAGCGCGAGAAGCACTCCGCCTGCTGCGTGCGCAACGACAGGTCGGGCTGCGTGCAGACCTCGGAGGAGGAGTGCTCG TCCACGCTGGCAGTGTGGGTGAAGTGGCCCATCCATCCCAGCGCCCCAGAGCTTGCGGGCCACAAGAGACAGTTTGGCTCTGTCTGCCACCAGGATCCCAG GGTGTGTGATGAGCCCTCCTCCGAAGACCCTCATGAGTGGCCAGAAGACATCACCAAGTGGCCG ATCTGCACCAAAAACAGCGCCGGAAACCACACCAACCATCCCCACATGGACTGTGTCATCACAGGACGGCCCTGCTGCATTGGCACCAAGGGCAG GTGTGAGATCACCTCCCGGGAGTACTGTGACTTCATGAGGGGTTACTTCCACGAGGAGGCCACACTCTGCTCTCAG GTGCACTGCATGGATGATGTGTGTGGACTCCTGCCTTTCCTCAACCCCGAGGTGCCTGACCAGTTCTACCGCCTGTGGCTATCCCTCTTCCTGCACGCCGG GATCCTGCACTGCCTGGTGTCCATCTGCTTCCAGATGACTGTCCTGCGGGACCTGGAGAAGCTGGCAGGCTGGCACCGCATAGCCATCATCTACTTGCTGAGTGGTGTCACCGGCAACCTGGCCAGTGCCATCTTCCTGCCATACCGAGCAGAG GTGGGTCCTGCTGGCTCCCAGTTTGGCATCCTGGCCTGCCTCTTCGTGGAGCTCTTCCAGAGCTGGCAGATCCTGGCGCGGCCCTGGCGTGCCTTCTTCAAGCTGCTGGCTGTGGTGCTCTTCCTCTTCACCTTTGGGCTGCTGCCGTGGATTGATAACTTTGCCCACATCTCGGGGTTCATCAGtggcctcttcctctccttcGCCTTCTTGCCCTACATCAGCTTTGGCAAGTTCGACCTGTACCGGAAACGCTGCCAGATCATCATCTTTCAGGTGGTCTTCCTGGGCCTCCTGGCTGGCCTGGTGGTCCTCTTCTACTTCTATCCTGTCCGCTGTGAGTGGTGTGAGTTCCTCACCTGCATCCCCTTCACTGACAAGTTCTGCGAGAAGTACGAACTGGACGCTCAGCTCCACTGA
- the RHBDF1 gene encoding inactive rhomboid protein 1 isoform X1, giving the protein MLVVEPSMQCPAAPAPSRLTAVSGYVAPPGGHCGVCARVVSGKSFVHRSPGPPAAALSPSFLNVACLALPGTMSEARRDSTSSLQRKKPPWLKLDIPSAVPPTVEEPSFLQPLRRQAFLRSVSMPAETAHISSPHHELRRPVLQRQTSITQTIRRGTADWFGVSKDSDSTQKWQRKSIRHCSQRYGKLKPQVLRELDLPSQDNVSLTSTETPPPLYVGPCQLGMQKIIDPLARGRAFRVADDIGEGLSAPHTPVTPGAASLCSFSSSRSGFHRLPRRRKRESVAKMSFRAAAALMKGRSVRDGTLRRAQRRSFTPASFLEEDTTDFPDELDTSFFAREGILHEELSTYPDEVFESPSEAALKDWEKAPEQADLTGGALDRSELERSHLMLPLERGWRKQKEGAAAPQPKVRLRQEVVSTAGPRRGQRIAVPVRKLFAREKRPYGLGMVGRLTNRTYRKRIDSFVKRQIEDMDDHRPFFTYWLTFVHSLVTILAVCIYGIAPVGFSQHETVDSVLRNRGVYENVKYVQQENFWIGPSSEALIHLGAKFSPCMRQDPQVHSFIRSAREREKHSACCVRNDRSGCVQTSEEECSSTLAVWVKWPIHPSAPELAGHKRQFGSVCHQDPRVCDEPSSEDPHEWPEDITKWPICTKNSAGNHTNHPHMDCVITGRPCCIGTKGRCEITSREYCDFMRGYFHEEATLCSQVHCMDDVCGLLPFLNPEVPDQFYRLWLSLFLHAGILHCLVSICFQMTVLRDLEKLAGWHRIAIIYLLSGVTGNLASAIFLPYRAEVGPAGSQFGILACLFVELFQSWQILARPWRAFFKLLAVVLFLFTFGLLPWIDNFAHISGFISGLFLSFAFLPYISFGKFDLYRKRCQIIIFQVVFLGLLAGLVVLFYFYPVRCEWCEFLTCIPFTDKFCEKYELDAQLH; this is encoded by the exons ATGCTCGTGGTAGAGCCAAGCATGCAATGCCCCGCAGCCCCGGCACCCAGCCGCCTCACTGCTGTTTCTGGGTACGTGGCACCACCTGGTGGTCACTGTGGCGTCTGCGCCCGGGTGGTTTCTGGAAAGTCATTTGTGCACAGGAGCCCGGGGCCACCAGCTGCTGCTCTGTCACCCTCTTTCCTGAATGTG GCCTGCCTTGCTCTGCCAGGAACCATGAGTGAGGCCCGCAGGGACAGCACCAGCAGTCTGCAGCGCAAGAAGCCACCCTGGCTAAAGCTGGACATTCCCTCTGCGGTGCCCCCGACAGTGGAAGAGCCCAGCTTCCTGCAG CCCCTGAGGCGACAGGCTTTCCTGAGGAGTGTGAGTATGCCAGCCGAGACAGCCCACATCTCTTCGCCCCACCATGAGCTCCGGCGGCCGGTGCTGCAGCGCCAGACGTCCATCACACAGACCATCCGCAG GGGGACCGCTGACTGGTTTGGAGTGAGCAAGGACAGTGACAGCACCCAGAAATGGCAGCGCAAGAGCATCCGTCACTGCAGCCAGCGCTACGGGAAGCTGAAGCCCCAGGTCCTCCGGGAGCTGGACCTGCCCAGCCAGGACAACGTGTCGCTGACCAGCACCGAGACGCCACCCCCACTCTATGTGGGGCCATGCCAGCTGGGCATGCAGAAG ATCATAGACCCCCTGGCCCGTGGCCGCGCCTTCCGTGTGGCAGATGACATTGGGGAAGGCCTGAGTGCCCCACACACTCCCGTCACGCCAGGGGCTGCCTCCCTCTGCTCCTTCTCCAGCTCCCGCTCAGGTTTCCACCGGCTCCCGCGGCGGCGCAAGCGAGAGTCGGTGGCCAAGATGAGCTTCCGGGCGGCCGCAGCACTGATGAAA GGCCGCTCCGTGAGGGATGGCACCTTGCGCCGGGCACAGCGTCGAAGCTTCACTCCAGCTAGCTTTCTGGAGGAGGACACAACTGATTTCCCCGATGAGCTGGACACATCCTTCTTTGCCCGG GAAGGTATCCTCCATGAAGAGCTGTCCACATACCCGGATGAAGTTTTCGAGTCCCCATCGGAGGCGGCGCTAAAGGACTGGGAGAAGGCACCGGAGCAGGCGGACCTCACCGGCGGGGCCCTGGACCGCAGCGAGCTTGAGCGCAGCCACCTGATGCT GCCCTTGGAGCGAGGCTGGCGGAAGCAGAAGGAGGGCGCCGCAGCCCCGCAGCCCAAGGTGCGGCTCCGACAGGAGGTGGTGAGCACCGCGGGGCCGCGGCGGGGCCAGCGTATCGCGGTGCCCGTGCGCAAGCTCTTCGCCCGGGAGAAGCGGCcgtatgggctgggcatggtgggacgGCTCACCAACCGCACCTACCGCAAGCGCATCGACAGCTTCGTCAAGCGCCAGATCGAGGACATGGACGACCACAG GCCCTTCTTCACCTACTGGCTTACCTTCGTGCACTCGCTCGTCACCATTCTAGCCGTGTGCATCTATGGCATCGCGCCCGTGGGCTTCTCGCAGCATGAAACGGTGGACTCG GTGCTTCGGAACCGCGGGGTCTACGAGAACGTCAAGTACGTGCAGCAGGAGAACTTCTGGATCGGGCCCAGCTCG GAGGCCCTCATCCACCTGGGCGCCAAGTTTTCGCCGTGCATGCGCCAGGACCCGCAGGTGCACAGCTTCATTCGCTCAGCGCGTGAGCGCGAGAAGCACTCCGCCTGCTGCGTGCGCAACGACAGGTCGGGCTGCGTGCAGACCTCGGAGGAGGAGTGCTCG TCCACGCTGGCAGTGTGGGTGAAGTGGCCCATCCATCCCAGCGCCCCAGAGCTTGCGGGCCACAAGAGACAGTTTGGCTCTGTCTGCCACCAGGATCCCAG GGTGTGTGATGAGCCCTCCTCCGAAGACCCTCATGAGTGGCCAGAAGACATCACCAAGTGGCCG ATCTGCACCAAAAACAGCGCCGGAAACCACACCAACCATCCCCACATGGACTGTGTCATCACAGGACGGCCCTGCTGCATTGGCACCAAGGGCAG GTGTGAGATCACCTCCCGGGAGTACTGTGACTTCATGAGGGGTTACTTCCACGAGGAGGCCACACTCTGCTCTCAG GTGCACTGCATGGATGATGTGTGTGGACTCCTGCCTTTCCTCAACCCCGAGGTGCCTGACCAGTTCTACCGCCTGTGGCTATCCCTCTTCCTGCACGCCGG GATCCTGCACTGCCTGGTGTCCATCTGCTTCCAGATGACTGTCCTGCGGGACCTGGAGAAGCTGGCAGGCTGGCACCGCATAGCCATCATCTACTTGCTGAGTGGTGTCACCGGCAACCTGGCCAGTGCCATCTTCCTGCCATACCGAGCAGAG GTGGGTCCTGCTGGCTCCCAGTTTGGCATCCTGGCCTGCCTCTTCGTGGAGCTCTTCCAGAGCTGGCAGATCCTGGCGCGGCCCTGGCGTGCCTTCTTCAAGCTGCTGGCTGTGGTGCTCTTCCTCTTCACCTTTGGGCTGCTGCCGTGGATTGATAACTTTGCCCACATCTCGGGGTTCATCAGtggcctcttcctctccttcGCCTTCTTGCCCTACATCAGCTTTGGCAAGTTCGACCTGTACCGGAAACGCTGCCAGATCATCATCTTTCAGGTGGTCTTCCTGGGCCTCCTGGCTGGCCTGGTGGTCCTCTTCTACTTCTATCCTGTCCGCTGTGAGTGGTGTGAGTTCCTCACCTGCATCCCCTTCACTGACAAGTTCTGCGAGAAGTACGAACTGGACGCTCAGCTCCACTGA
- the SNRNP25 gene encoding U11/U12 small nuclear ribonucleoprotein 25 kDa protein codes for MDVFQEGLAMVVQDPLLCDLPIQVTLEEVNSQIALEYGQAMTVRVCKMDGEVMPVVVVQSATVLDLKKAIQRYVQLKQEREGGIQHISWSYVWRTYHLTSAGEKLTEDRKKLRDYGIRNRDEVSFIKKLRQK; via the exons ATGGACGTGTTCCAGGAGGGTCTGGCTATGGTGGTGCAGGACCCGCTGCTCTGCGATCTGCCGATCCAG GTTACTTTGGAAGAAGTCAACTCCCAAATAGCCCTAGAATACGGCCAGGCAATGACAGTCCGAGTGTGCAAGATGGATGGAGAAGTAATGC CTGTGGTTGTAGTGCAGAGTGCCACAGTCCTGGACCTGAAGAAGGCCATCCAGAGATACGTGCAGCTCAAGCAGGAGCGTGAAGGGGGCATTCAGCACATCAGCTG GTCCTATGTGTGGAGGACGTACCATCTGACCTCTGCAGGAGAGAAACTCACAGAAGATAGAAAGAAGCTCCGAGA ctATGGCATCCGGAATCGAGACGAGGTTTCCTTCATCAAAAAGCTGAGGCAAAAGTGA
- the POLR3K gene encoding DNA-directed RNA polymerase III subunit RPC10 has product MLLFCPGCGNGLIVEEGQRCHRFACNTCPYVHNITRKVTNRKYPKLKEVDDVLGGAAAWENVDSTAEPCPKCEHPRAYFMQLQTRSADEPMTTFYKCCNAQCGHRWRD; this is encoded by the exons atgctGCTGTTCTGCCCCGGCTGCGGGAACGGGCTGATCGTGGAGGAGGGACAACGCTGCCACCGCTTCGCCTGCAACACGTGCCCCTACGTGCACAACATCACCCGCAAG GTAACAAATCGGAAGTACCCAAAACTGAAAGAAGTGGATGATGTGCTTGGTGGAGCAGCTGCCTGGGAGAATGTTGACTCTACTGCAG AGCCGTGTCCCAAATGTGAACATCCTCGTGCTTACTTCATGCAGCTTCAGACCCGCTCTGCAGATGAGCCGATGACCACCTTCTACAAGTGCTGCAATGCTCAGTGTGGACACCGCTGGAGGGATTAG